The Leptospira sp. WS60.C2 genome includes the window CCAAAACCATTTGTGCGGATGGTGAGACCACCTCGTTTGAATCGTTCAAAATAATCTTTTACAGGAGTTTTCGTTTTGATGATATCTTCAATGAGACCAATGGCAGCAGTAGGTCGTCCCCCTTCTCTTGCTCCCCATTGAGCCATAATTCCAGCAGAGATGGAAGCAAACAAGTTAGCTTGCGTTGATCCAACGACTTGAACAGCGGTATTGGATACATTTTGTTCGTGATCTGCATGTAAAATCCACATTTGGTTTAGGATACGATCAAATTCTTCAGGAACATTGTAATTGTCCGCTGGGAGTTTATGCATCATGTATAGGAAGTTCGTGCAATATGGATTTTTATCCAGTGGGTAAACAAAAGGATGTCCCACTGCGTGTTTGTATGTAAAAGCGGCAATGGTACGAATTTTCGCGAGCAAACGAGCAATCAAGTCCACGCCCATATCTAATTTTTCTTCGTATTCTTCTAGGTAATAACTAGATAACGAAGTAACCATCACAGAAAGTACAGCAAGAGGGTTCGCAACACCAGGGAATCCATCAAAAAGATTTAACATATCTTCATGGATCATTGAGTGTTTGGAGAGGCGACTTGAAAAATCTGCTAACTCTTGTTTTGTGGGCAGATTTCCATAAATTAATAAAAATGAAGTTTCAACAAAAGTCGATTGGTATGCTAACTCTTTTAAGTCATAACCACGATAGGTGAGTTCCCCTTTTTCAGGATCTCTTCTCGATACTTTTGATAAACCAAGGGCAGTATTAAAAAGACCAGGGTCAACGGTTACAAGCCCTGTTTTTCTGTAAAAGTCGGTAAGGTCGATACCTTCTTTTCCATCCGTTCCAGTGATGACCGGAAGTTTGTATGTTTTGCCTTTGACGTGGATTTCCACTTCACTCATGAAAAGACCTCTCTCCCTCCTATCTTACAAAATCTAAGTTAGGAATCTAGAAGAATTTACACTTGAGCGAGCGCAGAATGGAGAGAATCGTGAATCAGAACAAAATCAGTTAATCCCACAATGTCCATGACCTTACGGAAATGGGTGTTAAGACCTGCAAATTCAATTTTGCCTTGGTTCTCAGAGGATTTTGTGATGAGACTGATAAGTGTGGCAATCCCTGCTGAGTTGATGTACGAAGTTTCAGAAAAGTTAAGAATCACACGACTTCGTTTGTCTTGTGGGATCGATTCGTAGGACTGAACGATTTCCTCTTCCGCTTCGGATGTGATTTCGCCAGATATATGGATGACAGGGAGACTGCCCCCATTCTCAAATCCCAATCGAATCTTAAACTCTTCCATCATTAGCCTCCAGGGAATTCCACTAAGAACGCGGGTCAACAAAAATTAGGATTTCGATTTTCTTTCTTCTTTTGTCATTCTACCGAAGGGTTGTTTGCATTTGCGACATACAAAATACACATCTGTAGGTGTAGCAGATATCCCGACAAGCCCCATCGCAATCATTCCCCAAGTGGAGTATTTCACAACCTTGCGTGCGTTTTCATCGTCGCGCGTGGTTCCACAGTCACAAGTGGGTCTGTCAGCTTTTTTGATGATTTGGTTCATAAAGGAAGGATTTCGGTTCCGCCAAAAAAACGGAACCGAATTTAAGCAATTTAATTTTTGGCTAAATGCTCTACGTATTTTGCAAGGATTTTGATGTTGTCATCACCCAAATGACCGTAAGCCACCATAGGAGATCCTTTGATTCCTTCTTTTAAGGTTTTTGTGATTCCAGCAATTGTGTTTCCGTTTTTCCACTCAGAAGCAGGAGCTTTGTAGTTTCTAGGTTTTGGGTTGAGAGCAGCGGCAGCAGCTCCATCACCAGCACCTTTTTCGCCATGGCAAGAAGAACAATTTTGGAGGTATAATTCTTCTCCTTTCGCTAATTCAGGATCGGCACTTGCACTGGATTCTTGTACAGCAGGTGCTTCTTCTTTTGGTTTGGAGTCGCCACAAGCCACCATCGCGAATGCGAAGGAGACAGCGAGTAGAGAGACTAATACTTTTTTTGAGTTCATTTCTTACTCCGAGATAAGGATGACTCCAGTCTCCTACCCTTCTCATCTTTTGAAAAGAAGAAATCAGTTTTTTTGCAAAAGATTTGAGAGTGCCCCTTCTAAATTTTGAAACTGAAACTCATATCCCGATTGTAACAATCGTTCAGGGACAACGTATTGCCCTTTTGTTACCACAACACTTCCTTCACCAAATAACGCTTGTATAGCGAAACTTGGGACTTTAAAGAGATTGGGGCGTTTCAGAGTTTTTGCCAATTGTTTTGAAAATTCAGCATTACTTGTGGGATGAGGAGACACCATATTATATGCCCCACTTGCCGAATCTTTTGTCATCAAATGGAGGGTTGCATTTACAAAATCTTTAATGTGAATCCAACTCATCCCTTGTTTACCTGAGGCAATCGCACCACCAACTCCCATAAGAAAAGGAGGGATCATTTTTTCTAAAGCTCCTCCTTTGGGAGAAAGTACGATTCCTGTTCGCAGTAAAATGGTACGAATTCCTTGTTTTTCTAGAGGTGTGGTTTGGTTTTCCCATTCGACACATAACTTTGCCAAAAAATCATCCCCTGGAAGTGAGGATTCTGAATAGGAAGGGTGGATGGTTTCCGTCATGCCATAATAACCAACGGCACTTGCATTTAGGAATACTTTCGGTGGTTGTTTTACATCTTGGATTCTTGCGACAAGTCCCCTGGTAAAATCCACTCTAGAGGTACTAATTAATTTTTTTCTTTCTTCTGTCCACCTAACGCCCGCAATCGGCTCACCCACCAAATTGAGAATGGCATCAAGACCTTCTAAATCAGAAGATTGTGGCAAGATACAGGAAACAAATTCAATCTCAGGATAAGAAGCAAGTGATTTGGGAATTGATTTTTGACGAGAAAAAACTCGGAAACGATGCCCTCGTTTGTTTGCTTCTTCGATAAAAGCCTTCCCGATAAGACCTGTTCCACCTAAAATTCCAATTTTCATAAAAACTCCAATGCAAGGTGTAAATAAAAAAAGAAGTAGCCCATTTTCGCATTCAGTATCATTTTTTCTTTCTATGAGACCTGTGATTGTTATCCCGATTTTTCTGGCCGTCGTTTTCGTACTTTTTGGAAACTACTTTCTGTTTTCTGGCACAAAGAAAAACATCATGCGTTACCAAGAGAATCCACCATTTCGCATTGAAGATGCCACCGCATCCACAGGGCTTTCGCAGTTATTAGACAAAAATCCAACCACAGTTTGGAGAAAGATTCGCAACTCACCTCTAGATTTTGACTTTTTCTTAGAAATGCACCTGACTCATTTTTGGGATGGGGATGTGTTCCAACCGAGGACTTTTTCAAATCTTGAAATCGAAGCTTGTCCAGGTGAAACCATTCCCCGTTTTACTCTCCGCTTTTTATTACGAGAAAGTATCAACGTGGACAAAGAACTTCGGATGCCAAAAGACGAGCTCGCTTTTACTTTTTCGTTTCAAGAAAAAGGGAAAAAACAGATTTCCATCCCATTGAACCAACTCCCTAAATTCAAAATCGAAAAGGAATATCCAAAGAATATATATATCTTAACTCCCGAATTCAAAATAGAATCAGAATTTGGTTGTTTGGCGGAAGTGTCACTGAAGGAAATTTTATGACAAAATTACCGAACAAACTGTCCGAATCTCCCACAATACCACAAAACAGGCGCAGTGAAAAAAAGTTTGATATCACAGACATTTTAGAAAATGGTCCTCTACCGATCAAAAAGCAAGTATCAGGATCATTAGGTTTGGATGAAAAACTCAGAAAAGCCTATTTTTGGATCACAAACTTTGCCATCATCAATCCATTTTATGATATTGAATACAATGACACTCCTCCTCTGAAGTTCTCAATTGGAGATTCCAAATCAACAATCACACTTCCGACTGCACAAAGTTATTCGAGTTTTATTTTACTTCCTCTTTTGACACTGATCTCAAAGGGAAAGTGTTTGTTTGTGGGTGGACCAGGGAGAGGAAAAACCGCATCAGCAATTCTTATGGGAATTCTTTCAGGATATTCTATCAAAGAAATCAAACGCGCCATCCAACACGGCCAACCACAAATGACCATCACTGACTTACTAGGGAATCCTCTCCCGAGTGATATGATGCAGGCAAAATCAATGGATGAAATCAAAATTGCCTGGAGGAAATGGCTTGGGATGCAAGTAAAAATCATCGATGAATACAATCGTATCCCAACAAGAACCCAATCGGCACTTCTCACCATCATGGGAGATAATTATGCCGAAATTTATGATCAAATTTATGAATGTCCAGATGCTGCCTGGTATTTAACAGCCAATGATGATGCAGGTGGAGGAACCTACCAAGTAATCGAAGCACTCCGAGATCGGATTGATGTGGTAGTAAAAGCTCCGCACTTTAACACTCGTTTTATCAAAGAATTAATCCAAAGAGTAGAAGAAGGATACAAACCAGAAAGTTTGGTACCAAAAGAAATTATTTTTTCCGATGAAGAATTAAAAATCATCGGAGAACAAATCAAACAAGTGAACTTTCCAACAGGACTAAGACGAAGGATGGAATTTTTTGCCTCTCAGTTTGAATTTATGGAATACGCTGGGGAACAACTAGAGTACAAAACAAAAGATACTGCAAAACTAAGTGCGGTTGATTACAGCACATTTTCTTCCCTTGAAACTGGTAAAGATAAAGTAAAAGACATTGGCTCTCAAACTAAAAACGGACTGAGTGTACGGGCAATCTTTACCTGTATCCAATATGCAAAATCCCTCGCTTATTTTCGAGGATTAACAGAAGTCACCTTGGATGATTTGAGTCATGTGTTACCATTTGTGTTGCATGATAAACTGGTGCAAAACGTGGATTCTCCCTTTTTTGAAGAAGAAGAGAACCAAATTTATCGCAGTGACCGTGTGAGTTGGATAAGAAAACTATTCACCTTATCCCTAAGCGAATATGAAAGACTTGGTCTTGATAAAAATGATACCATAACAAAACTCACAGATACCTTTGAGAATGGGCTTGAAGGTTTATCTGCAAAAGAAACAAAACAAAGACTTGTCGAAATTGAAAGAGAAATCGAATCTATTTCCAAGCAACGGAAGTTATATGGACATATATTCGACGATTTACTCAACTTAAAGTATTTACACCAGAGATATACAAATTACCTAAAATGGGTGGAATCGAATGTATGACTTCCATGACCTGGAAAGAAAGTCTCTTAAAAAACAAGGATATTTGCAATCAGTTAGTACTATCCGAAAAAAGATCCAACCCTAAATTCTCAAGTGATGATGTTTCTACGCACATAATTCCATTCTTTGATTCCATCACAAATAAAGGTCAGATCCTTTTAGAAGAAGGAACGATTCTAACCTTGTATGAAACATTTGTCACGCTTCTCTCCAAACAGTTTTTACAACAATTACAAGACAACACTTCTCATTATTATCAAATTTTGTTGGATGCCCCTTCTCATCTAAAACGAAACCCTGTCCTCTTTCTTACTTATCTTACAAATGCAATCTCAAAATTAGAAAATGAAAAGAAAAAACTTTTTTTGAAACGTCTCGAATCCATCATTGGTTCGCTTCAATCGATAGAAGAGCTAACAATCATGATTGGACTGTTTTATTGGGCCAGTGGCAAACCAGAATATAGGGAAAGTCTTTATACTCAATTTTTAATCCTTCGAGCGGAACTTAAAACAGAATTGAAAAAAATTCTTGGACTGGACGAGACATCCCTACAATCCCCATTTGCAAAGAGTACGCCAAATCATTCAGAAGGGACTTCTATTCATTTTCGAATCATTCCCGGCTATCCATTGTTTGGTGGGAGTTTTTTATACAAACCTGTTTTATATAAAAACTTAGATTCAATTTTGGTATGTTCTGGAGAAAAATGGTTTCAACTTTTCATAGATGAGTTTGGAACAAGTCTATATCCTACTGAGTTTTCAAAAGAAGTAGTTCCATCTGCCACACTCCAAACATACTTTTGGAAGGAGATGATACAAAAAAAATTCGAACTGAATTCTATTGTTTCTGCCATTGAAAACGACTCTTATGTGATATTATCCTTAAACCATTCTTACCAATTGTACTTGTTTTATATAGGAAGGTCCTAAATGGACTTTGTAACGATTTGGGAATCAAAATGGAATGAAGCACTCAAACTTTGGAGTGAGTATGTAAAACTCTCTCCTGCGAAATTTTTATTCACAGAAATGGAAGAACAGAAAGAAGGCCTCACTACGTCTTTTGCTGCGATTCGTTTGAAAGACCACAGAGTGCTTTTGTCAGTGAATAAAATCAAATCCTTTCAATTAGAAGATTTTGCCCTCGAAATTCTCGGTCACGAAATTGGTCACCATGTTTATTGCCCGGGAGACTTAGTCGATCAAGCAAAACTTGTTTATATAGCAAGTTTAGCGATGCCAAGACTCAACCACCTAACACCGATGGTAGTCAATATTTATGAAGATTTATTTATCAATGATCACTTAAAACGACAAAACCATTTACAAATGGAAGAAGTGTATCGTAAAATTGGTAAACAAAATGATCCTTTTTGGAATTTCTATATGAGGACCTACGAATTATTATGGGCACTTCCATCAGGTACACTCACCGAAGGAAAGTTAAGTGATCAGATCCAATCAGATGCTGCATTAGTCTCTCGAATGATTCGAAATTTTCCTAATGATTGGACAAAAGGAATGTTTGATTTTGCAAGCATTTGTTTTCCGTATTTTTTTGAACAAAATCAAACTTCCTATCCAATACACATTCAATCCCTTCTTGATACACTAGATGCAGGCAAAGGGATGACACCGCCACCAGGGATCACTGAAGTAGATATTTCTTCTGAACTATTTCCCAAAGAAACAATCACCGGTACAAAGAAGAATCTTACCCCAGCTGAGTATTCTGCCATTTGTAAAAGTTTGGGAATCGAAGCCGATGTATCCGAGATCACCTATCGTTTCTATAAAGACAAATCTATACCGTATCTAGTTCCGTTTCCAGAATTGAGAAATCCAAGTGCAAAAGAAGAAATCTTAGAAGGCAATGATTTATGGGACCCAGGTTCTCCATTGGAAAAAATCAATTGGCTGGAATCTACGATCAAAAGCCCAGTGGTGATACCAGGTTATACAACTGTGGAAGATGTCTATGGAGAGACAATCTCCACTGAAATACAAACAAATCCAATCGACTTAGATTTGTTTGTTGATTGTTCTGGATCAATGCCCAATCCTCAAACGGATTTATCTTATTTAACACTAGCTGGTTCGATCATTGCATTATCTGCTTTAAAAACGGGAAGTGCAGTTCGAGTGACTTTATGGTCAGGAGAAAAAGAATTTTTAACCACTAATGGTTTTATCCGAAATGAAAAGGAAATTCTAAAAGTCCTGACGGGATACTTTGGTGGAGGTACTTGTTTTCCCTTGGAACTTTTAGAAGAAGAATACAAAGTAGAACCAAAACGAAAAAAGCATATCCTTGTCATCTCTGATGATGGAATCGACACGATGTTAACTCAAAATTATCCAAGAGATCCAAGACAAATTGTAAGTCAGGCTTTAAAAAATGCACAAGGCGGAGGTTCGATGGTTTTACAACTTTACCAACCAAACCAAAATCCTGTCGTGAATGAGTTACAACAAAATGGTTGGGACATTTATCCAATCCAAAATTGGAATGATTTAATTCAATTCAGTAAACACTTTGTGAAACGAAATTATGTTAGAAATTAGATATTACATTAAACAAGTATTGAATACTCCTCTCCATACTGTAGATTTGGAAACTGTTAGTTTGGATGCTTTATGGTTTGATGTTCTGCTATCAAAAACAAACACAAGTAAACTTTCGATATTCCCACAATCATTCGATAAAATTCCGAATGGAAATTTAAAAATAGCACATGTCATTTTAGCAAACTTACTTTATGACAAAGAATCACAAATTCCGGAAATATCAGCAAACATCCTATTTGAGTATTTATTGAACACATTACCAATATTATGCGAAACGATCCAAGCAGGTCAAAGCTGGAAAAATGACTCAGAAAAAGCAGAAGAACTTGTGAGAAGTTTATTCTATGCTCTAAATCTACTGCCTAAAAACGAAACCAAAGAATACTTTGTCGATCGTTACCGTTCTATTGACTCAAGGGAGCGGAATCGAATTCTCGAAGAAACAAAAAAAGCACAGGAACGAGCTAAAGAAATATTAAGGCAATTACAACAAAAAGAAGAGGAAGAAGCCGCCTCAAAATACAACCGTGAGTGATCGTGTAAAAAATAAAAAATCTCCTCTCATGCAAATGGAGTGGGAAAGAGAATTACAAAAGATGCTCGAATCTCCTTTTGCACCCAAATGGAATGTGAATATTGGTGATCGGATTGGCAAAGAGGAATATGAATTTGTACAAACATTCAAAGAAACATTTTTGCATGCGAAACGAACGAATCAGTTTGAAAACCTAAATACGATTGAACGTTTTCTGGACTTCCAAAGTAGTAGATCAGAGTTTTTTAAAAACCGTTTAAAGGGAATTCTTTTAAAAGAAGAGTTTGCCTCTATCCCATTTACAACTCGAGAAGATCTTCAAACACATATCACAGAAATCATTCCAAGAGAAATGGATCTTTCTAATATGGTCATCAATCCTACCTCTGGGACTACAGGAAAACCAATCCTTGCACCAAACCACCCAAATGCGATAGGTTGTTACGTACCACTCATCGAATATTCAGTGGAGCGGTTCGGCGTCACACCTATCCACTCTCCCAAGTCAACGTTTGCCATTCAACTTTGTTACCAAGAAAATACAATTGTATATGCAACTTCCCACAGTTTGGCGGGAGGTGCAAAATTTGCAAAAATCAATATCCATCCGAGTTCTTGGAGAAATCATTCCGATATAAATCAATTCATTTCCGAATGGAAACCTCAAATTTTAACGGGAGACCCTTACGCATTCGAATCAGCAATGAAAATGGGGATCAAATACCAACCAGAGGCTCTTCACTCCACAGCATTAGAACTAACGCCTGCACTACGATCAAAACTAAGCGAATATTTCCAATGCCCCGTCATTAATTTTTACTCGCTAAATGAAACAGGTCCGATCGCTTATTCTTGTCCAGTAGATCCAAACTGGATGCATCTCCTCCCACATGATCTTTATATCGAAATCATATCCAATGATAGCCAAAAGCCTCTTCCCTCAGGAAATGTTGGTGAGATTGTGATCACTGGTGGCAGAAATCCCTATTTACCACTTCTGCGATACAAAACAGGGGACCAAGGAGAAATACAATATGGTCCTTGTCTCTGTGGAGACCATTTCCCTCGTATACGTCTGCTATCTGGAAGAAAACCAGTGTATTTTCAAAACACAAAAGGCGAAACGGTCAATCCAATCGATGTTGCAAGGATACTCAGAAAAAATCCCATCATCTATCAATTCCAAGTGGATCAACTTGGAGAAAAGGAATGGGAATGTCGCCTCTCTTTGGAGGAGAATGTAATGTCGAACAAAGCGATTTGGGAGATGGAAAAAAACGCAATCATTACCGAATTACAGACATTATTCGGCAATGAGTCTTTAATAAAAATCAAAACAGACTATCCACTAGATGGGAAAAAACAAATTGCTTTTCTCAATTCTTATTTTTCAAAAGAGGATACAAGTCGATGATCCATGGACTCATTTTAGGAAAATTTTATCCTCCTCACAAAGGTCATCTCCACTTGATCCGTGAGGCAAAAAAACAATGTGATGTGCTCACCATACTTGTTTCTTCCTTAAAGCGAGAACTCATTCCTGGAGAACTCAGGTGGAATTGGATGAAGGATCTAACCAATCATGCGAACATTCAAGTGGTTTGGGTACAGGACGAAAACCCACAATATCCAGATGAACATCCTCATTTCTGGCAAATCTGGAAACAAACTATAGAGCTCCATTCCCACTTACCAATTGATGTCATCTTCACCTCAGAATTGTATGGTGACCCGTTAGCATCCGTTTTGGGATGTAAACACATTCCGATCGATATTGGAAGGAATCAGGTTCCCATCTCTGCCACAAACATACGAGAAGCACCTCTCAAACATTGGGAATACATTCCAGAAGCCATTCGACCTTTTTTCGTAAAACGAATTGTCCTCACAGGAAGTGAGTCGGTTGGGAAAACTACACTCGCTCAAAAACTTGCAGACCACTTTGTAACGAACTGGATTCCGGAATTTGCCAGAGAGTATCTAGAAAACAAACCAACACCCATGGAAGAATCAGACTTTTTACCCATTGCGAAAGGACATTTGTTGTCAGAAATCGAGGCATGCAAAAAAGCAAATGGAATCCTTTTTTTAGACACAGATCTACTAACAACGAAAGTATATTTAGAGCGCTACTATCAATCGGAAATCCCTTGGCTCACCAAACGAGCGCTTGGTTTGCAATACGATGCATCTTTGTTTTTTGATATTGATATTCCATGGGAAAAGGACAAATTACGAGATCTAGGTGAAGAAAGAGAAGAAATGAAACTCCGTTTCTTAGATGCAATGAAAGAAGCAAAAAGAGAATTTTTCTTGATCAAAGGAGATTATATAGAAAGAGAAAGACTTGCCATTGAGTATATCGACCAAGTCAAAGCACAACCGATCAACCAACTTGCCTTTACGAAAGAGCAGATTGATTTGCGTACGATTGAATGATATGATCGGGTAAAACATGTCCAGACAAAAGTTGCGTCATTTCAGAAAGGGTTGTCCCTTTCGACCGATTGTCTACATTTCTTGGACTCAAACATTTTTTCACATGTTCCCCAACGACAAAACGAACTTCCAAACTAAACCGAGAGCATCCTTGCGTGTTATTTTCTGTTCCATGTAAGTGTTGAGATGAAAAAATAAAATACTCACCAAAATCACC containing:
- a CDS encoding citrate/2-methylcitrate synthase, with product MSEVEIHVKGKTYKLPVITGTDGKEGIDLTDFYRKTGLVTVDPGLFNTALGLSKVSRRDPEKGELTYRGYDLKELAYQSTFVETSFLLIYGNLPTKQELADFSSRLSKHSMIHEDMLNLFDGFPGVANPLAVLSVMVTSLSSYYLEEYEEKLDMGVDLIARLLAKIRTIAAFTYKHAVGHPFVYPLDKNPYCTNFLYMMHKLPADNYNVPEEFDRILNQMWILHADHEQNVSNTAVQVVGSTQANLFASISAGIMAQWGAREGGRPTAAIGLIEDIIKTKTPVKDYFERFKRGGLTIRTNGFGQKAYDVVSPRAMVAREIIKEFYKGRKLSAVEDVALQIDEVVWNDSYFMENLLYPNLEYYSGLVFHTLGIPKNMFSVMQVIGRLPGWLAHWREQRMKGDFSKVRPKQIYVGENQRKYIPIANRL
- a CDS encoding STAS domain-containing protein, producing the protein MMEEFKIRLGFENGGSLPVIHISGEITSEAEEEIVQSYESIPQDKRSRVILNFSETSYINSAGIATLISLITKSSENQGKIEFAGLNTHFRKVMDIVGLTDFVLIHDSLHSALAQV
- a CDS encoding cytochrome c; this encodes MNSKKVLVSLLAVSFAFAMVACGDSKPKEEAPAVQESSASADPELAKGEELYLQNCSSCHGEKGAGDGAAAAALNPKPRNYKAPASEWKNGNTIAGITKTLKEGIKGSPMVAYGHLGDDNIKILAKYVEHLAKN
- a CDS encoding TIGR01777 family oxidoreductase codes for the protein MKIGILGGTGLIGKAFIEEANKRGHRFRVFSRQKSIPKSLASYPEIEFVSCILPQSSDLEGLDAILNLVGEPIAGVRWTEERKKLISTSRVDFTRGLVARIQDVKQPPKVFLNASAVGYYGMTETIHPSYSESSLPGDDFLAKLCVEWENQTTPLEKQGIRTILLRTGIVLSPKGGALEKMIPPFLMGVGGAIASGKQGMSWIHIKDFVNATLHLMTKDSASGAYNMVSPHPTSNAEFSKQLAKTLKRPNLFKVPSFAIQALFGEGSVVVTKGQYVVPERLLQSGYEFQFQNLEGALSNLLQKN
- a CDS encoding AAA family ATPase, which encodes MTKLPNKLSESPTIPQNRRSEKKFDITDILENGPLPIKKQVSGSLGLDEKLRKAYFWITNFAIINPFYDIEYNDTPPLKFSIGDSKSTITLPTAQSYSSFILLPLLTLISKGKCLFVGGPGRGKTASAILMGILSGYSIKEIKRAIQHGQPQMTITDLLGNPLPSDMMQAKSMDEIKIAWRKWLGMQVKIIDEYNRIPTRTQSALLTIMGDNYAEIYDQIYECPDAAWYLTANDDAGGGTYQVIEALRDRIDVVVKAPHFNTRFIKELIQRVEEGYKPESLVPKEIIFSDEELKIIGEQIKQVNFPTGLRRRMEFFASQFEFMEYAGEQLEYKTKDTAKLSAVDYSTFSSLETGKDKVKDIGSQTKNGLSVRAIFTCIQYAKSLAYFRGLTEVTLDDLSHVLPFVLHDKLVQNVDSPFFEEEENQIYRSDRVSWIRKLFTLSLSEYERLGLDKNDTITKLTDTFENGLEGLSAKETKQRLVEIEREIESISKQRKLYGHIFDDLLNLKYLHQRYTNYLKWVESNV
- a CDS encoding VWA domain-containing protein, which encodes MDFVTIWESKWNEALKLWSEYVKLSPAKFLFTEMEEQKEGLTTSFAAIRLKDHRVLLSVNKIKSFQLEDFALEILGHEIGHHVYCPGDLVDQAKLVYIASLAMPRLNHLTPMVVNIYEDLFINDHLKRQNHLQMEEVYRKIGKQNDPFWNFYMRTYELLWALPSGTLTEGKLSDQIQSDAALVSRMIRNFPNDWTKGMFDFASICFPYFFEQNQTSYPIHIQSLLDTLDAGKGMTPPPGITEVDISSELFPKETITGTKKNLTPAEYSAICKSLGIEADVSEITYRFYKDKSIPYLVPFPELRNPSAKEEILEGNDLWDPGSPLEKINWLESTIKSPVVIPGYTTVEDVYGETISTEIQTNPIDLDLFVDCSGSMPNPQTDLSYLTLAGSIIALSALKTGSAVRVTLWSGEKEFLTTNGFIRNEKEILKVLTGYFGGGTCFPLELLEEEYKVEPKRKKHILVISDDGIDTMLTQNYPRDPRQIVSQALKNAQGGGSMVLQLYQPNQNPVVNELQQNGWDIYPIQNWNDLIQFSKHFVKRNYVRN
- a CDS encoding phenylacetate--CoA ligase family protein is translated as MSDRVKNKKSPLMQMEWERELQKMLESPFAPKWNVNIGDRIGKEEYEFVQTFKETFLHAKRTNQFENLNTIERFLDFQSSRSEFFKNRLKGILLKEEFASIPFTTREDLQTHITEIIPREMDLSNMVINPTSGTTGKPILAPNHPNAIGCYVPLIEYSVERFGVTPIHSPKSTFAIQLCYQENTIVYATSHSLAGGAKFAKINIHPSSWRNHSDINQFISEWKPQILTGDPYAFESAMKMGIKYQPEALHSTALELTPALRSKLSEYFQCPVINFYSLNETGPIAYSCPVDPNWMHLLPHDLYIEIISNDSQKPLPSGNVGEIVITGGRNPYLPLLRYKTGDQGEIQYGPCLCGDHFPRIRLLSGRKPVYFQNTKGETVNPIDVARILRKNPIIYQFQVDQLGEKEWECRLSLEENVMSNKAIWEMEKNAIITELQTLFGNESLIKIKTDYPLDGKKQIAFLNSYFSKEDTSR
- a CDS encoding AAA family ATPase; translation: MIHGLILGKFYPPHKGHLHLIREAKKQCDVLTILVSSLKRELIPGELRWNWMKDLTNHANIQVVWVQDENPQYPDEHPHFWQIWKQTIELHSHLPIDVIFTSELYGDPLASVLGCKHIPIDIGRNQVPISATNIREAPLKHWEYIPEAIRPFFVKRIVLTGSESVGKTTLAQKLADHFVTNWIPEFAREYLENKPTPMEESDFLPIAKGHLLSEIEACKKANGILFLDTDLLTTKVYLERYYQSEIPWLTKRALGLQYDASLFFDIDIPWEKDKLRDLGEEREEMKLRFLDAMKEAKREFFLIKGDYIERERLAIEYIDQVKAQPINQLAFTKEQIDLRTIE